Proteins from one Candida orthopsilosis Co 90-125, chromosome 2 draft sequence genomic window:
- a CDS encoding Ndh51 subunit of nicotinamide adenine dinucleotide dehydrogenase complex I (involved in the mitochondrial electron transport chain) produces the protein MLRNFKIRPRQLASIRGLATTADPAVNPNRHHGGLKDQDRIFQNLYGNYGHDLKSAQKMGDWYKTKEIILKGDKWIIDEMKKSGLRGRGGAGFPSGLKWSFMNPPGWEKNVGPRYLVVNADEGEPGTCKDREIIRKDPHKLVEGCLLAGRAMNATAAYIYIRGEFYNETVILQNAINEAYKAGLIGKNACGSGYDFDIYVHRGMGAYVCGEETALIESIEGKAGKPRLKPPFPAGVGLFGRPTTVANVETVSVAPTILRRGGAWFDALGRERNSGTKLFCISGHVNEPCTVEEEMSIPLKELLEKHCGGIKGGWDNLLGVVPGGSSVPIMPKETCDTVLMDYDALRDVGSGLGTAAVIVMNKQTDIIRAIQRFSHFYKHESCGQCTPCREGTTWLQRMMDRFQTGQATEREIDMIFELTKEIEGHTICALGDAAAWPVQGLIKSFRPVMVDRINEYQKKHADLGPVQYGGWIDEGKVKDGVVVDNPIPHGH, from the coding sequence ATGCTTcgcaatttcaaaataagGCCACGCCAGTTGGCTTCTATTCGTGGATTGGCCACCACTGCAGATCCAGCCGTAAATCCAAATAGACACCATGGAGGATTGAAGGATCAAGATCgtattttccaaaacctTTATGGAAATTATGGTcatgatttgaaatcagcACAAAAGATGGGAGATTGGTACAAGacaaaagaaatcattTTAAAGGGTGACAAATGGATCATCGACGAAATGAAAAAGTCTGGATTAAGAGGAAGAGGGGGTGCAGGTTTCCCATCGGGATTGAAATGGTCTTTTATGAACCCACCTGGATGGGAGAAGAATGTGGGACCCAGATACTTGGTTGTCAATGCTGATGAAGGTGAGCCAGGTACATGTAAAGATAGAGAAATTATCAGAAAAGACCCTCATAAGTTAGTCGAAGGTTGTTTATTGGCAGGTAGAGCTATGAATGCTACTGCTGCTTATATTTATATCAGAGGAGAATTTTACAATGAGACTGTTATACTACAAAATGCCATAAATGAAGCTTACAAGGCTGGTTTAATTGGTAAAAATGCATGTGGATCTGgatatgattttgatatatATGTACACAGAGGTATGGGTGCATACGTTTGTGGTGAAGAGACTGCCTTGATTGAATCCATCGAGGGTAAAGCAGGTAAACCAAGATTGAAGCCACCATTCCCAGCTGGGGTGGGTTTATTTGGAAGACCTACAACTGTCGCCAATGTCGAAACAGTTTCAGTTGCACCAACTATTTTAAGGAGAGGAGGAGCATGGTTCGACGCATTGGGTCGTGAAAGAAACTCTGGTACAAAATTGTTCTGTATATCGGGACATGTAAACGAGCCATGTACGGTGGAAGAGGAAATGTCTATACCATTAAAAGAATTACTAGAAAAGCACTGTGGTGGTATCAAGGGAGGCTGGGACAACTTGTTGGGTGTTGTACCTGGTGGTTCATCAGTTCCAATCATGCCAAAAGAAACCTGTGACACAGTTTTGATGGATTACGATGCATTGAGGGATGTAGGATCAGGTTTGGGTACTGCAGCAGTTATTGTTATGAACAAACAAACCGATATAATAAGAGCTATTCAAAGATTTTCCCATTTCTACAAACACGAATCATGTGGTCAATGTACCCCATGTCGTGAAGGAACTACTTGGTTACAAAGGATGATGGATAGATTCCAAACTGGCCAAGCTACTGAAAGGGAAATTGATATGATTTTTGAATTAACTAAGGAGATTGAAGGTCACACCATCTGTGCTCTTGGTGATGCTGCCGCATGGCCAGTTCAAGGTTTAATTAAATCATTCAGACCTGTAATGGTTGATAGAATAAATGAATATCAAAAGAAGCATGCAGATTTGGGACCAGTCCAATACGGTGGATGGATTGATGAAGGTAAAGTCAAAgatggtgttgttgttgacaatCCTATACCACACGGTCATTAA
- a CDS encoding Ebp2 protein (S. cerevisiae homolog EBP2 has role nuclear division, rRNA processing and localizes to nucleolus, preribosome, large subunit precursor) — MGRGTLKQQLKHHKSQNKEESLSSKNNKNQSNVEVKDSKLNQKEQKITPAVVPKPILKNIGSEPDEYKSSALSKKELRRVKKLEAQLEEEDASDEEEEDAQEDEDNELDLEKLAASESESDINGSDEDEDEDEDEDEEEEDEDEEEEEEKEDEEIQEDVPLSDVEYDSDADIVPHTKLTINNMAALRESLARIQLPWEKHPFTEHQSVTSVENAESQIKDIYDDTERELAFYKQGLDAVKQARTTLLKLKVPFSRPVDYFAEMVKSDEHMDKLKTKLLSEAANKKASEDAKKQRQLKKFGKQVQHETLQQRAKQKKETLEKIKSLKKKRGANEISNDDDFQIALEEATKEENSGRGGGADNKRRKVNGKRMAKNAKYGQGGKKSGSRKNDAASSADISGFSSKKMKGKSARPGKSKRSRR, encoded by the coding sequence ATGGGTAGAGGTACattaaaacaacaacttaAGCATCATAAGTCACAAAATAAAGAAGAATCGTTAAGCtcaaaaaacaacaagaaccAGAGCAATGTCGAGGTAAAGGATTCAAAACTTAATCAAAAGGAGCAGAAGATCACACCAGCTGTTGTGCCTAAAcctattttgaaaaatatcGGTAGTGAACCAGATGAGTACAAGAGTAGtgcattatcaaaaaaagaGCTTCGAAGAGTAAAGAAGTTGGAAGCtcaattggaagaagaggatgCTTCAGACGAGGAGGAAGAGGATGCtcaagaagatgaagataacGAGTTAGACTTGGAAAAATTAGCTGCAAGTGAGAGCGAAAGTGATATCAATGGaagtgatgaagatgaagatgaagatgaagatgaagatgaagaagaggaagacgaagatgaagaagaggaagaagaaaaggaagaCGAAGAAATTCAAGAAGATGTTCCTTTGTCTGACGTGGAATATGATTCCGATGCTGACATCGTGCCACACACCAAGCTTACGATAAATAATATGGCAGCTTTAAGAGAATCATTGGCAAGAATTCAGCTTCCATGGGAAAAGCATCCATTCACCGAACATCAATCTGTCACTAGCGTTGAAAATGCTGAATCACAAATCAAGGATATATATGATGATACCGAAAGGGAATTAGCCTTTTACAAACAAGGTTTGGATGCAGTCAAACAAGCAAGAACCACTTTGCTCAAACTCAAGGTTCCATTCTCACGTCCAGTCGATTACTTTGCAGAAATGGTCAAGAGTGATGAACATATGGACAAGTTAAagacaaaattgttgagcGAGGCTGCCAACAAGAAGGCGTCAGAAGATgcaaagaaacaaagacagttgaagaaatttggtAAACAAGTGCAGCACGAAACTTTGCAACAAAGAGCCAAACAGAAGAAAGAAACCTTGGAAAAGATAAAGAgcttgaaaaagaagagaggCGCCAATGAGATTAGtaacgatgatgatttcCAAATAGCTTTGGAAGAAGCCacgaaagaagaaaattcaGGACGCGGTGGCGGTGCTGATAACAAGAGGAGAAAGGTCAACGGAAAGAGAATGGCCAAAAACGCCAAGTATGGACAAGGTGGTAAAAAGAGTGGATCAAGAAAGAATGATGCTGCATCATCTGCTGATATTTCTGGATTTTCAAGCAAAAAGATGAAGGGTAAGTCTGCAAGACCAGGAAAAAGTAAACGTTCCAGGAGGTAG
- a CDS encoding Erg20 farnesyl pyrophosphate synthetase (involved in isoprenoid and sterol biosynthesis), which produces MSKEAARSRFIKVFEGIVDELTGILVSYKMPQEAITWFKNNLNYNTPGGKLNRGLSVVDTYAILNNTTADMLDDETYKKVAILGWAIELLQAYFLVADDMMDQSKTRRGQPCWYLKEGVGNIAINDSFMLDGAIYEILRKHFRQDSYYVDLLDLFHEVTFQTELGQLLDLVTADEEHVDLDKFSLEKHSFIVIFKTAYYSFYLPVALAMYMSGINDEKDLRQVKDVLIPLGEYFQIQDDFLDCFGTPEQIGKIGTDIKDNKCSWVVNQALLHATPEQRKLLDNNYGKKDDESEARCKQLFKDMGIEKIYHDYEESTVQKLRQHIGQIDESRGLKKDVLTAFLNKVYKRSK; this is translated from the coding sequence ATGTCTAAAGAAGCAGCAAGGTCCAGATTTATCAAAGTATTCGAAGGAATTGTCGATGAATTGACGGGTATTCTCGTTTCCTACAAGATGCCCCAAGAGGCAATTACCTggttcaaaaacaatttaaacTATAATACTCCTGGTGGAAAATTGAATCGTGGTTTATCAGTAGTGGACACATATGCCATTTTGAACAACACCACAGCCGACATGTTGGATGATGAGACCTACAAAAAGGTTGCAATTTTGGGATGGGCAATTGAATTGTTACAAGCATACTTTTTAGTTGCTGATGATATGATGGATCAGTCGAAAACTAGAAGAGGACAGCCATGCTGGTATTTGAAGGAAGGTGTTGGAAACATCGCCATTAATGACTCATTCATGCTAGATGGTGCTATTTACGAAATTTTGAGAAAGCATTTCCGTCAAGATTCCTACTATGTAGActtgttggatttgttcCATGAGGTAACTTTCCAAACTGAATTGGGTCAATTGTTAGACTTAGTAACCGCCGATGAAGAACACGTTGATTTGGACAAGTTCTCCTTGGAAAAGCACTCATTCATTGTTATTTTTAAGACTGCATACTACTCATTTTACTTACCCGTTGCTTTGGCTATGTACATGTCAGgaatcaatgatgaaaaagacTTGAGACAAGTCAAGGATGTTTTAATTCCTCTTGGTGAgtatttccaaattcaagaTGACTTTTTAGACTGTTTTGGAACTCCCgaacaaattggaaaaatcgGAACTGATATCAAGGACAACAAATGTTCTTGGGTGGTTAACCAAGCATTGTTGCATGCAACCCcagaacaaagaaaattattGGACAACAACTACGGAAAGAAAGATGACGAGTCAGAAGCCAGGtgtaaacaattgtttaaagatATGGGCATTGAAAAGATTTATCACGATTACGAAGAATCAACTGTACAAAAATTGAGACAACATATTGGTCAAATTGACGAGTCAAGAGGCTTGAAAAAGGATGTCTTGACTgcatttttgaacaagGTCTATAAGAGATCCAAATAG
- a CDS encoding Ktr2 mannosyltransferase: MFRISAALIVAAIVINYYFVLVYKSQSSLQNEVTYTYNPLAKGQPKLASNSYLRKHYPPRNLEQIGKENATMIMLVRNGELEGALSSMRSLEDRFNREYKYPWVFMNDEPFDEEFVEKTSLMASGKTYYELVPADHWQPPSYINRTKLDENLNTSTSVLYGFSRSYRNMCHFYSGFFYKQERLLNYDWYFRVDPDVEYMCDFQYDPFQLLRENSKIYGFVIAITEFENTIPTLWQNVEAFMEKHPHLLHPNNALDFLTTHETSITHYMSFTESASRYNLCHFWSNFEIGNLNFFRSEAYETFFRHLSEAGGFHYERWGDAPVHSIGVSLLADKNQIHHFEDIGYYHAPFLACPHSEDIIASKRCICKPRDAHYDMNRTIDVNAHSCLSRWWKYGGGKSFLNEADYHRW, from the coding sequence ATGTTCAGAATTTCAGCAGCATTGATAGTTGCAGCAATTGTCATTAATTACTATTTTGTACTCGTGTATAAGCTGCAAAGTCTGCTACAGAACGAGGTCACCTACACTTATAATCCACTCGCAAAAGGGCAACCCAAGCTAGCATCCAATTCATATCTACGAAAACATTACCCACCTCGAAATTTGGAGCAAATTGGAAAGGAAAATGCTACTATGATAATGCTTGTACGCAACGGAGAGCTCGAAGGAGCGCTTTCCTCTATGAGGTCTTTGGAGGATAGGTTCAATCGAGAGTACAAATATCCGTGGGTTTTTATGAACGATGAACCATTTGATGAGGAATTTGTCGAAAAAACAAGTCTAATGGCGAGTGGTAAGACTTATTATGAGCTTGTTCCAGCGGATCACTGGCAGCCTCCGTCATATATAAATAGAACCAAGTTGGATGAAAACTTGAACACTTCAACAAGTGTACTTTATGGATTTCTGAGGTCGTACAGAAACATGTGCCACTTTTACTCCGGGTTCTTTTACAAACAAGAACGATTGTTGAACTATGATTGGTACTTTAGAGTTGATCCTGATGTTGAGTACATGTGTGATTTTCAATATGATCCATTTCAACTACTACGAGAGAATAGCAAAATCTATGGATTCGTCATTGCCATAACCGAATTCGAGAACACCATCCCAACCCTTTGGCAAAATGTTGAAGCTTTTATGGAGAAACATCCTCATCTACTCCATCCTAACAATGCCCTTGATTTCCTAACAACTCACGAAACTTCAATTACTCATTACATGTCATTTACTGAATCTGCATCGAGGTACAACTTGTGTCATTTCTggtcaaattttgaaattggaaaccTAAACTTTTTCCGTAGTGAAGCGTATGAGACATTTTTCAGGCATTTGAGTGAAGCAGGAGGTTTCCACTATGAGAGGTGGGGCGATGCTCCAGTACATTCAATTGGTGTTTCCCTTTTAGCCGACAAAAATCAGATTCACCACTTTGAAGATATTGGGTACTACCATGCGCCATTCTTAGCATGTCCTCATTCAGAAGATATTATTGCTTCTAAAAGGTGTATTTGCAAGCCAAGAGATGCACATTATGACATGAATCGTACAATCGATGTCAACGCCCATAGCTGTTTGTCCCGATGGTGGAAATACGGAGGAGgaaaatcatttttaaaTGAAGCCGATTATCATAGATGGTAA
- a CDS encoding Qcr8 ubiquinol cytochrome c reductase encodes MAGPPHPHAYMGWWGAIGSPKQKYITQYTISPYAAKPLKGAAYNAVFNTFRRVKNQFLYVAIPAAIVYTIFDKAESYNEYLYTKDGREELDRVNV; translated from the coding sequence ATGGCAGGTCCACCACATCCACATGCATACATGGGCTGGTGGGGAGCTATTGGCTCCCCTAAGCAAAAGTACATTACTCAGTACACCATCTCACCATACGCTGCTAAGCCATTGAAAGGTGCTGCTTATAATGCTGTTTTCAACACATTCAGAAGAGTCAAGAATCAATTCTTGTACGTTGCTATTCCAGCTGCTATTGTATATACTATCTTTGACAAGGCAGAAAGCTACAATGAGTACTTGTACACCAAAGATGGAAGAGAAGAATTGGATAGAGTCAACGTATAG
- a CDS encoding Gdt1 protein (S. cerevisiae homolog GDT1 localizes to fungal-type vacuole): protein MKYQKFVLPLAHISATILAAVVNEDYSVGAAVISNDEATIGHDKSNNKLGVKPLEDEDNHPTPDHMKQPLNPYQEAGTAIGDATSAEAPEAQNYDAFIMSVSMIVVSEIGDKTFLIAALMAMRNSRVIVFTAAFASLVVMTVLSGIVGHALPTLISQRVTQFLAAVLFVVFGAKLLREGLSMSKDLGVEEELAEVEEEIASSKINSQLNDIEGGIGSSQNTKHSKLGEVSHQLQNLASFIFTPVWIQVFVMTFLGEWGDRSQIATIAMAAGSEYWYVIFGAIIGHGLCTAAACLGGKLLAKKISMRNVTLGGAIAFFVFSILYFYDAYYNVEN from the coding sequence ATGAAATaccaaaaatttgttttacCACTAGCACATATATCTGCAACTATTCTAGCTGCGGTAGTCAACGAGGACTACTCTGTTGGTGCTGCCGTGATATCAAACGATGAAGCAACGATTGGCCATGAtaaatccaacaacaaattgggAGTCAAACCATTGGAGGACGAAGATAACCATCCAACCCCTGATCATATGAAACAACCATTGAATCCGTACCAGGAGGCAGGCACTGCTATTGGCGATGCAACTTCTGCGGAAGCTCCCGAGGCTCAAAATTATGACGCATTTATTATGTCAGTATCAATGATTGTTGTCTCAGAGATAGGAGACAAGACATTCCTTATTGCTGCTTTAATGGCTATGAGAAACTCAAGAGTTATTGTATTTACCGCGGCATTTGCTTCATTAGTGGTAATGACAGTTTTGTCAGGTATCGTCGGTCATGCATTACCAACTTTGATATCACAACGCGTCACTCAGTTCCTAGCAGCTGTTTTATTCGTCGTATTTGGAGCAAAGTTACTTAGAGAAGGGCTAAGCATGTCTAAAGATCTAGGGGTAGAGGAGGAACTTGCTGAAGTAGAGGAGGAAATTGCCTCAAGCAAGATTAATTCACAGTTGAACGACATTGAAGGTGGTATAGGTTCCAGTCAGAACACTAAACATTCTAAACTTGGTGAAGTTAGCcatcaattacaaaatttaGCATCATTCATATTTACACCTGTTTGGATCCAAGTTTTTGTAATGACTTTCTTGGGGGAATGGGGAGACAGGTCTCAAATTGCTACAATTGCCATGGCTGCTGGATCTGAGTACTGGTATGTTATTTTTGGGGCTATCATAGGGCATGGACTATGtactgctgctgcttgTCTCGGAGGAAAGCTTTTGGCTAAAAAGATATCAATGAGGAACGTTACCTTGGGAGGTGCTATTGcattttttgtattttcgATCTTGTACTTTTACGATGCATATTATAATGTTGAGAACTAA
- a CDS encoding Rpl17b ribosomal protein L17: protein MSKRKIMFHSATIHIVKQTTFDTNSAANVKKKKVPPILKFSTDSSSITTNLSNTSTMVRYAATPSNPAKSASARGSYLRVSFKNTRETAQAINGWKLTRAQQYLDQVLDHQRAIPFRRFNHSIGRTGQGKEFGVTKARWPAKSVNFIKDLLRNAQANAEAKGLDTEKLTISHIQVNQAPKQRRRTYRAHGRINAYQSSPSHIELTLTEEDDVVEKATDKKVVRLNARQRGRLASQRRLTASA, encoded by the coding sequence ATgagcaaaagaaaaataatgTTCCATAGTGCTACCATCCATATAGTTAAACAAACTACCTTTGACACTAACAGTGCAGCGAAtgtgaagaaaaaaaaagtcCCACCAAtattaaaattttcaactgatAGTAGTTCCATTACAACAAACTTATCAAacacatcaacaatggttcGTTACGCTGCCACCCCATCCAACCCAGCTAAATCAGCATCTGCTCGTGGATCTTACTTGAGAGTTTCATTCAAGAACACCAGAGAAACCGCACAAGCCATCAACGGTTGGAAATTGACCAGAGCTCAACAATACTTGGACCAAGTCTTGGACCACCAAAGAGCTATTCCATTTAGAAGATTCAACCACTCTATTGGTAGAACCGGTCAAGGTAAAGAATTTGGTGTTACTAAAGCTAGATGGCCAGCTAAATCCGTTAACTTCATCAAGGACTTGTTGAGAAACGCTCAAGCCAACGCTGAAGCTAAGGGATTAGACACTGAAAAATTGACCATTTCCCATATCCAAGTCAACCAAGCcccaaaacaaagaagaagaacatACAGAGCTCATGGTAGAATAAACGCTTACCAATCAAGTCCTTCCCACATTGAATTGACCTTGactgaagaagatgatgttgttgaaaaagccACCGACAAGAAGGTTGTCAGATTAAATGCTAGACAAAGAGGAAGATTGGCTTCACAAAGAAGATTGACTGCTTCAGCTTAA